From Gloeocapsopsis sp. IPPAS B-1203, one genomic window encodes:
- a CDS encoding sodium/glutamate symporter gives MFQLIDVFFAFITIALLVLVGRFVRQRIKFLRDLYLPSSIVSGVIALLLGPQVLGAIAATVAGSEVPFAQGLFPETIRNVWSQSPSVFINVVFATLFIGELIPSPRDIWRKASPQVAFGQTLAWGQYVVGLLLAILVLTPVFGMSPIAASLIEVGFEGGHGTAAGMAETFNNLGFTVGPDLALGLATVGIVSGIVAGTMLADWARKTGRIQVVRSEDPEAGSFDSHDRPNEDQTIRVARARLMRDLLIDPLSLNLSFVGLAIAIGWLILQALIFIESITWGRAGVELFSYVPLFPIALIGGLIVQLLLERTGRGYLISRPLIERIGGVALDVTIVTALASISLAVLGSNIGPFLILSVAGIAWNVLAFIYLGPRILPTFWFERGIGDLGQSMGVTATGLVLLRMVDPDNRSGAFESFAYKQLLFEPIVGGGLFTAAAPLLIAQFGPVPVLLLTTGILAFWLVFGMYNFKRIAKSSQVV, from the coding sequence ATGTTTCAACTTATTGATGTTTTCTTTGCTTTTATTACAATTGCGCTGTTAGTCTTGGTCGGTAGATTTGTCCGACAGCGGATCAAATTCTTGCGAGATCTCTATCTACCAAGTTCTATTGTTTCAGGAGTTATTGCCTTACTTTTAGGTCCACAAGTTTTAGGTGCGATCGCAGCTACAGTTGCAGGATCAGAAGTTCCATTTGCCCAAGGCTTATTTCCAGAAACTATCCGCAACGTGTGGTCGCAATCTCCCAGCGTTTTTATCAATGTTGTGTTTGCAACGCTTTTTATTGGAGAATTGATTCCCAGTCCAAGAGATATTTGGCGCAAAGCCTCGCCACAGGTGGCTTTTGGACAAACACTGGCTTGGGGACAGTACGTAGTAGGGCTTCTACTCGCCATTTTAGTACTGACTCCCGTCTTTGGTATGAGTCCGATCGCTGCATCGTTAATTGAAGTCGGCTTTGAAGGCGGACACGGAACGGCAGCTGGAATGGCAGAAACTTTCAATAACTTGGGATTTACAGTTGGGCCTGATTTAGCATTGGGCTTAGCTACTGTGGGAATTGTTTCTGGTATTGTCGCTGGTACAATGCTTGCAGACTGGGCGAGAAAAACAGGACGAATTCAAGTTGTGCGTAGTGAAGATCCTGAAGCGGGAAGCTTTGATTCTCACGATCGCCCGAATGAAGATCAAACAATTCGAGTTGCCCGTGCCCGATTAATGCGCGACTTACTTATTGATCCCCTATCATTAAACTTAAGCTTTGTAGGGCTTGCGATCGCAATTGGTTGGCTAATTTTACAAGCACTGATCTTTATTGAATCAATTACCTGGGGACGTGCAGGAGTTGAATTATTTTCTTACGTACCCTTGTTTCCGATTGCACTCATTGGCGGACTCATAGTGCAGCTACTTTTAGAACGTACAGGACGCGGATATCTCATTAGTCGTCCATTAATTGAGCGCATTGGCGGAGTTGCATTAGATGTCACAATTGTAACCGCACTTGCTTCAATCTCTCTAGCAGTCTTAGGTAGCAACATTGGTCCATTCCTAATTTTGTCAGTAGCTGGTATCGCATGGAACGTTCTAGCATTTATTTACCTCGGACCGCGTATTCTTCCTACATTTTGGTTTGAGCGCGGTATCGGAGATTTAGGACAATCAATGGGTGTTACTGCAACAGGTTTAGTTTTGCTGCGGATGGTTGATCCCGATAATCGTTCTGGTGCTTTTGAAAGTTTTGCGTACAAGCAACTATTATTTGAACCAATCGTCGGTGGAGGCTTATTTACTGCAGCTGCACCACTGTTAATCGCCCAGTTTGGTCCTGTTCCGGTGCTACTGCTGACAACTGGTATTCTAGCGTTTTGGCTTGTCTTTGGGATGTATAACTTCAAGCGAATCGCCAAAAGTAGTCAAGTTGTTTGA
- a CDS encoding HAD hydrolase-like protein: protein MQLVIFDIDGTLTDTNKVDADCFVRAFYEEFNILHINQNWQDYTHSTDTGITQQIFQKQLGRFPSKEEVLRLKRRFIDLLNQATQNSDLFNPVPGATSVISKLQQLEYHIAIATGGWQDSAKFKLQKAGIDFNNLPLSSSDDSLSREDIIKIAILRSKKHYKIDTFQKTIFIGDGTWDVKAAINLKLPFIGVGKALASKGVQYIINDFSNNKELQNLLINAKPPT from the coding sequence ATGCAATTGGTAATTTTTGATATTGATGGCACGCTGACCGATACAAATAAAGTCGATGCTGATTGCTTTGTTCGTGCCTTTTATGAAGAATTTAACATACTTCACATAAATCAAAATTGGCAAGACTATACACATAGTACAGATACCGGAATCACTCAGCAAATCTTTCAAAAGCAGCTAGGACGTTTTCCATCCAAAGAGGAAGTATTGAGACTGAAAAGACGTTTTATTGATTTGTTGAATCAAGCAACACAAAATTCTGATTTGTTTAATCCAGTACCAGGTGCAACAAGTGTAATAAGCAAGTTACAACAGCTTGAATATCATATTGCTATTGCAACTGGAGGATGGCAAGATTCTGCAAAATTTAAACTACAAAAAGCTGGTATAGATTTTAATAATCTTCCTCTTTCTTCATCAGATGATAGTCTTTCTAGAGAAGATATCATAAAAATAGCTATATTGAGATCGAAAAAACATTATAAAATTGACACTTTTCAAAAAACTATATTTATTGGAGATGGAACTTGGGATGTTAAAGCAGCAATTAATCTAAAGCTTCCCTTTATTGGTGTTGGTAAAGCTTTAGCAAGTAAAGGAGTTCAATATATTATTAATGACTTTAGTAATAATAAAGAGCTTCAAAACCTTTTAATAAACGCAAAACCTCCGACTTAG
- a CDS encoding DUF952 domain-containing protein: MNLILHITQRAQWETAQKIGIYRSNTLESEGFIHCSTPQQVISVANTFFRNQQGLVLLCIDSDKVQAEIRYEGAQQDELFPHIYSALNLDAVFQVLNFQPNQDGTFAFPLEIVSLMS, from the coding sequence ATGAACCTTATTTTACACATCACGCAACGCGCTCAATGGGAAACTGCACAAAAAATTGGAATTTATCGCAGCAACACCCTAGAATCAGAAGGTTTTATTCACTGTTCTACTCCACAGCAAGTTATCAGCGTAGCCAATACATTTTTTAGAAATCAACAAGGATTAGTTTTACTTTGTATTGATTCTGATAAAGTTCAAGCAGAAATCCGTTACGAAGGAGCACAACAAGATGAACTATTTCCACATATTTATAGTGCTTTAAATCTTGATGCTGTGTTTCAAGTACTTAATTTTCAGCCTAATCAAGACGGCACTTTTGCCTTTCCCCTAGAAATTGTTAGTCTTATGTCTTAA
- a CDS encoding CocE/NonD family hydrolase yields the protein MLTVHPKESASMLTRDGVRLDADIYRPDAEGEFPVLLMRQPYGRAIASTVVYAHPSWYAAHGYIVVIQDVRGRGTSQGEFKLFVNEIEDGEDAVNWVADLPGSNGKVGMYGFSYQGMTQLYAAAAKPPALKTICPAMIAYDLYSDWVYEGGAFCLQTNLGWAIQLAAETARLQGDAAAHHTLYAAAQNIPLYDPVPSLNECLRKLAPNAFYHEWLEHSQPDSYWEDISPKKYLQNVDLPMFHIGGWFDTYMRGTLHLYKDFAARSAYRQQLLVGPWAHLPWSRKVGDVDFGTEALNPVDRLQVRWFDQFLKGIDRGLSQEPPVCLFEMGSNQWRKFNDWHKATYKLYYLSSSGLASVREDEGKLTTIYAQLCPSDVIVHDPWRPVPSLGGHAALPAGSFERSHIDRRSDVLTYTTAPLESDLHFAGDVAVEVWCDADTPHHDLCAVLSEVCTDGKVYNLTQGYLHVNEMRSPLQVILQPTCVRIAKGNALRLSLSAACFPAYPINPGTGSPMASTRLMDSQIVTLTVHCGGDRPSQVLLPVVKPS from the coding sequence ATGTTAACGGTGCATCCCAAAGAAAGTGCATCAATGCTGACTCGTGATGGAGTGCGGTTAGATGCAGATATTTATCGTCCTGATGCTGAAGGAGAATTTCCCGTATTATTGATGCGACAGCCGTATGGGAGGGCGATCGCATCTACAGTAGTTTACGCACATCCTAGCTGGTATGCTGCTCATGGCTATATTGTAGTGATTCAAGACGTACGCGGACGAGGTACATCACAAGGCGAATTCAAGTTATTCGTTAACGAAATCGAAGACGGTGAAGACGCCGTAAACTGGGTAGCCGATTTACCTGGTAGCAATGGCAAAGTAGGAATGTATGGCTTTTCTTACCAGGGAATGACGCAGTTATACGCCGCCGCCGCAAAACCCCCAGCATTAAAAACAATTTGTCCGGCAATGATTGCTTATGATTTGTATAGTGATTGGGTATACGAGGGTGGCGCGTTTTGTTTACAAACAAATCTGGGTTGGGCGATTCAATTAGCAGCGGAAACTGCGCGATTACAAGGCGATGCTGCTGCCCATCATACACTTTATGCAGCAGCTCAGAATATACCACTATACGATCCTGTTCCCAGCCTCAATGAATGCTTGCGCAAACTTGCACCGAATGCCTTTTACCATGAATGGTTAGAACATTCGCAACCAGATAGTTACTGGGAAGATATTTCACCCAAGAAATACCTGCAAAATGTTGATCTACCGATGTTTCATATCGGTGGCTGGTTTGATACTTATATGCGCGGTACACTCCACCTGTATAAAGATTTTGCCGCCCGTAGCGCATATCGTCAACAGTTACTCGTAGGACCTTGGGCACATCTGCCTTGGAGTCGCAAAGTAGGCGATGTTGATTTTGGCACCGAAGCTTTAAATCCTGTCGATCGCTTGCAAGTTAGGTGGTTCGATCAGTTTCTCAAAGGTATTGATCGAGGATTATCGCAAGAACCGCCAGTGTGTTTATTTGAAATGGGCAGTAACCAATGGCGTAAGTTTAACGACTGGCACAAGGCAACGTATAAGTTGTATTATTTGTCAAGTAGTGGGCTAGCAAGTGTCCGCGAAGATGAAGGCAAGCTAACCACGATTTATGCACAATTGTGTCCGTCCGATGTTATAGTTCACGACCCCTGGCGACCAGTTCCATCACTTGGAGGTCACGCCGCGCTTCCTGCAGGCTCATTTGAGCGATCGCATATAGATCGGCGCTCTGATGTTCTAACTTATACAACAGCACCACTAGAATCTGATCTGCATTTTGCGGGTGATGTTGCAGTAGAAGTATGGTGTGATGCTGATACTCCCCACCATGACCTATGTGCGGTACTTTCTGAAGTTTGTACTGATGGTAAAGTTTATAACTTAACGCAAGGTTATTTACACGTAAATGAGATGCGATCGCCTTTACAGGTTATCTTACAACCAACGTGCGTCAGAATCGCTAAAGGTAATGCCCTGCGCCTAAGTTTGAGTGCAGCGTGTTTTCCAGCGTATCCCATTAATCCTGGGACAGGTTCACCAATGGCTAGTACGCGGTTGATGGATTCACAGATTGTTACTTTAACAGTTCATTGTGGCGGCGATCGCCCTTCACAAGTTTTGTTACCTGTGGTTAAACCATCTTAA
- a CDS encoding cupin domain-containing protein: MDTTRCMIPVAKSPQDYQAFKISPGDTNKLAIVFDTATANISLTICVEIFDIGGKTPPNRHQMAVEMFFILSGEGCAICDGKTVSIQAGDSLLVPPTGTHMIENTGSTRLYALCIMVPNEDFAELIRSGTPVELDEEDLAVLRRLPAPVLC, from the coding sequence ATGGACACAACTCGCTGTATGATCCCCGTTGCCAAGTCGCCTCAAGACTATCAAGCTTTTAAGATTAGTCCTGGTGACACGAATAAATTAGCAATTGTCTTTGATACTGCTACTGCAAATATCTCGCTAACAATTTGTGTAGAAATTTTTGACATTGGAGGCAAAACACCACCAAATCGCCATCAAATGGCAGTCGAAATGTTTTTCATTTTATCCGGAGAAGGATGTGCTATTTGTGATGGCAAGACGGTATCAATTCAAGCAGGAGATAGCTTGTTAGTTCCTCCTACAGGGACACACATGATTGAAAATACAGGTTCGACTCGGCTATATGCATTGTGTATCATGGTACCGAATGAAGACTTTGCCGAGTTAATTCGTAGTGGTACGCCAGTAGAATTAGATGAGGAGGATTTAGCTGTTTTGCGTCGCTTACCTGCACCAGTATTATGTTAA
- a CDS encoding cysteine hydrolase family protein — protein sequence MNQPLRTLGIPPNAWAVDEAIADITRPPSAPQIITLKTETKILHLDLAKTAILVIDMQNDFCHPDGWLAHIGVDVTPARSPIDPINTLLRVLRHSGVPVVWINWGNRPDLLNISASVRHVYNPTGDGIGLGDPLPSNGARVLMAGSWSAAVVDELKQLPQDIRVDKYRMSGFWDTPLDSILRNLGKTTLLFAGVNADQCVLVTLQDANFLGYDCVLVKDCTATTSPEYCWQATIYNVKQCFGFVTDNDAILNALVTSN from the coding sequence ATGAATCAACCTTTAAGAACCTTAGGAATTCCGCCAAATGCTTGGGCAGTAGATGAAGCGATCGCCGATATTACTCGTCCGCCATCAGCACCCCAAATTATCACTCTTAAAACAGAAACAAAAATTCTACACCTCGACTTAGCTAAAACCGCGATTTTAGTCATTGATATGCAAAATGACTTTTGTCATCCTGACGGTTGGCTAGCACACATTGGTGTCGATGTTACTCCTGCGCGATCGCCTATCGATCCGATTAACACACTCCTTCGAGTATTGCGTCATAGCGGTGTACCAGTGGTTTGGATAAATTGGGGAAATCGTCCTGACTTACTCAATATCAGTGCAAGTGTGCGACACGTCTATAATCCCACAGGTGATGGTATTGGGCTAGGCGATCCTTTACCGAGTAATGGCGCTAGAGTATTAATGGCAGGAAGTTGGTCAGCGGCTGTTGTAGACGAACTAAAACAGTTACCACAAGACATTCGTGTTGATAAATATCGGATGAGTGGGTTTTGGGATACACCGCTTGATAGCATCCTGCGTAACTTGGGTAAAACTACACTGCTATTTGCAGGAGTAAACGCCGATCAATGTGTTTTAGTAACCTTGCAAGATGCCAATTTTTTAGGATATGACTGTGTATTAGTAAAAGACTGTACCGCAACAACTTCTCCAGAATACTGCTGGCAAGCAACAATTTATAACGTCAAGCAGTGTTTTGGTTTTGTTACTGATAATGACGCTATCCTTAATGCGCTAGTAACTAGCAATTAG